The Xiphophorus hellerii strain 12219 chromosome 5, Xiphophorus_hellerii-4.1, whole genome shotgun sequence genome window below encodes:
- the cdkn2a/b gene encoding cyclin-dependent kinase 4 inhibitor B — protein MTLEDELTTAAAKGHTAEVEALLLQGAPVNGVNSFGRRAIQVMMMGSSEVARLLLTRGADPNVTDKSTGATPLHDAARTGFLDTVQLLVEAGADPQARDKDNCLPIDLARQNGHTDVVAVLETL, from the exons ATGACTTTGGAGGATGAACTGACGACAGCCGCAGCGAAGGGACACACGGCAGAGGTGGAGGCTCTGCTGCTGCAAGGGGCTCCTGTTAACGGGGTGAATAGTTTTGGACGAAGAGCAATACAG gtgatgatgatgggcAGCTCGGAGGTGGCTCGGCTCTTGCTGACGCGCGGAGCGGATCCAAACGTTACGGACAAAAGCACCGGCGCGACCCCGCTGCATGACGCGGCCCGAACGGGCTTCCTGGACACGGTGCAGCTTCTGGTGGAAGCCGGGGCCGACCCGCAGGCCCGGGACAAGGACAACTGTCTCCCGATTGATTTGGCCAGACAGAACGGTCACACGGATGTTGTTGCTGTCCTGGAGACTCTATAA